A single Streptomyces mirabilis DNA region contains:
- a CDS encoding RNA-guided endonuclease InsQ/TnpB family protein translates to MARFRLYPTGEQEQQMLLHCAHARYVWNLAVEQHSYWYRGRKAAPGFAEQCRQLTEARTTSEWLRKGNADVQQQALKDFGRAKQARFTSGFGEPTWRRKHRHEGFRVVGTDRVPEFDTDGGPKLNAKTGRQIMGRSVVVQKLNRRWAQVKVPGCGWVRFRLTRTELPQAKTFRVTWKNGQWHIAFAVVPAPVMAPDTGEVIGIDRGVTITAALSDGRTLNCPQLTTRERAQIRKHQRRAARAPRNSPQKTAGYARVAKLKAREADRRKDWCEKTSTMLARSYGLVRFEKLNIKNMTRSAKGTIEEPGKRVAQKAGLNRAILAQGWGLLRRRTEHKAPGRVEDVPAPYTSLRCSACGWIDKNSRKSQAEFVCSSCGFTCNADTNAAANVAAGQDGESRPGCQARAGGTTPPRRRSSVREPQPTRVGIPLF, encoded by the coding sequence ATGGCAAGGTTTCGGCTGTACCCCACGGGTGAGCAGGAGCAGCAGATGCTGCTGCACTGCGCGCACGCCCGGTACGTGTGGAACCTGGCCGTCGAGCAGCACTCGTACTGGTACAGGGGCAGGAAGGCCGCGCCCGGTTTCGCCGAGCAGTGCCGCCAGCTCACCGAGGCCCGCACCACCAGTGAGTGGCTGCGCAAGGGCAACGCGGATGTGCAGCAGCAGGCACTGAAGGACTTCGGGAGGGCCAAGCAGGCGCGGTTCACCTCCGGGTTCGGCGAGCCGACCTGGCGCAGGAAGCACCGGCACGAGGGCTTCCGCGTCGTCGGCACCGACCGCGTCCCGGAGTTCGACACCGACGGCGGCCCGAAGCTGAACGCGAAGACGGGCAGGCAGATCATGGGCCGCTCGGTGGTGGTCCAGAAGCTGAACCGGCGATGGGCACAGGTGAAGGTGCCGGGCTGCGGCTGGGTCCGCTTCCGTCTCACCCGGACCGAGCTGCCGCAGGCGAAGACGTTCCGGGTCACTTGGAAGAACGGGCAGTGGCACATCGCCTTCGCCGTCGTCCCCGCCCCGGTCATGGCGCCGGACACCGGCGAGGTCATCGGCATCGACCGCGGTGTCACGATCACCGCGGCCCTGTCGGACGGCCGGACCCTGAACTGCCCCCAGCTCACCACCCGTGAGCGGGCGCAGATCCGCAAACATCAGCGGCGTGCCGCCCGCGCTCCCAGGAACAGCCCGCAGAAGACGGCCGGGTACGCGAGGGTCGCCAAGCTCAAAGCCCGTGAAGCAGACCGGCGCAAGGACTGGTGCGAGAAGACCTCGACCATGCTGGCCAGGTCGTACGGCCTGGTGCGGTTCGAGAAGCTGAACATCAAGAACATGACCCGCTCGGCGAAGGGGACCATCGAGGAGCCGGGCAAGCGGGTGGCGCAGAAGGCCGGGCTGAACCGGGCGATCCTCGCGCAGGGCTGGGGTCTGCTGCGCCGGCGCACCGAGCACAAGGCTCCCGGGCGGGTCGAGGACGTACCCGCCCCCTACACCAGCCTGCGGTGCAGTGCCTGCGGATGGATCGACAAGAACTCCCGCAAGAGCCAAGCCGAGTTCGTCTGTTCCTCCTGCGGTTTCACCTGCAACGCGGACACCAATGCAGCAGCCAACGTCGCGGCAGGACAGGACGGCGAAAGCCGCCCCGGGTGCCAAGCCCGTGCCGGAGGGACAACACCGCCCAGACGGCGGTCGAGTGTCCGTGAACCTCAACCCACCCGGGTTGGAATCCCCCTCTTTTAA
- a CDS encoding class I SAM-dependent methyltransferase, giving the protein MLDYDKEADEYDASRGGEPRAAAAAAALLGLVPDDVQALLDVACGTGIVTRRLAAARPTLRVTGADAALGMARMAAARLPGAVIRADSRRLPFPDASFDAVTSVWLLHLVDGAEDVRAIVAECARVLRPGGVYVTTVDKAAAHDVGSDIDAVLASRPRRPAQDRPEDVEAYAVEHGLAPAGRARFRGHGQGRSPRSTVADLRRGWFTRIAPDDPLTERFVTLLEALPDQEVPRPDPQFALRAFTKIPAARTP; this is encoded by the coding sequence ATGCTCGACTACGACAAGGAAGCCGACGAATATGACGCCAGCAGGGGCGGTGAGCCCAGAGCCGCCGCGGCCGCGGCCGCCCTCCTCGGCCTCGTCCCCGACGACGTACAGGCCCTGCTCGACGTCGCCTGCGGCACCGGAATAGTCACGCGCCGCCTCGCCGCCGCCCGCCCGACGCTCCGGGTGACGGGCGCGGACGCCGCGCTGGGCATGGCCCGGATGGCGGCGGCACGGCTCCCGGGGGCGGTGATCCGCGCCGACAGCCGCCGACTGCCCTTCCCCGACGCCTCGTTCGACGCCGTCACCAGCGTCTGGCTGCTCCATCTGGTCGACGGCGCCGAGGACGTCCGCGCCATCGTGGCCGAGTGCGCGCGGGTCCTGCGCCCGGGCGGGGTGTACGTCACCACCGTCGACAAGGCCGCCGCACATGACGTGGGCAGCGACATCGACGCCGTACTCGCCTCCCGCCCGCGCCGCCCCGCCCAGGACCGCCCCGAGGACGTCGAGGCGTACGCCGTCGAGCACGGCCTCGCGCCGGCCGGCCGGGCCCGTTTCCGGGGCCACGGCCAGGGCCGCAGCCCGCGCAGCACGGTGGCGGACCTGCGCCGCGGCTGGTTCACCCGGATCGCTCCGGACGACCCGCTGACCGAGCGCTTCGTCACGCTGCTCGAAGCTCTGCCCGATCAGGAAGTCCCGCGCCCCGACCCGCAGTTCGCTCTCCGAGCGTTCACGAAGATCCCCGCCGCGCGAACTCCATGA
- a CDS encoding YlcI/YnfO family protein — protein MKHVNLRLPDDLHEQARAAAEADDRSLNSWLIAAVRQAVTSGKTPKRPEGDSATPAPPRGSGHSHQS, from the coding sequence ATGAAACATGTGAACCTGAGACTCCCCGACGATCTGCACGAACAGGCCCGAGCCGCCGCCGAGGCCGACGACCGTTCCCTGAACTCCTGGCTGATCGCCGCCGTGCGACAGGCCGTCACGTCGGGCAAGACACCAAAACGCCCTGAAGGCGATTCGGCCACCCCTGCCCCGCCACGCGGGAGCGGGCATTCGCACCAGTCCTGA
- a CDS encoding helix-turn-helix transcriptional regulator, with the protein MKSSRLLSILLLLQTRGRMTAADLAEELDVSVRTVYRDVEALSTAGVPLYGDAGHAGGYRLLDGYRTRLTGLTEGEAEALFLAGVPGPAAELGLGPVLAAAQLKVRAALPRELRKHADRISGRFHLDAPGWYADADDTPYLPAVADAVWNARVLNVLYRRWREPTDVRRRLEPYGLVLKAGRWYVVAGPGPRTYRVDQILELTSTDEEFSRPETFDLAAYWTAYQREFHDRLHRAEAVIRVAPGTRLTGPAARAVQANGRADHDGWTRAAVPIESIEQAHDEFLRLGAAIEVLEPAGLRDRIAHTVAALARLYA; encoded by the coding sequence GTGAAGTCCAGTCGGCTCCTCTCGATCCTCCTGCTGCTCCAGACCCGCGGCCGGATGACCGCCGCCGACCTCGCCGAGGAGCTCGACGTCTCGGTGCGCACGGTCTACCGGGACGTCGAGGCACTGAGCACGGCGGGCGTCCCGTTGTACGGCGATGCCGGGCACGCCGGCGGCTACCGCCTCCTCGACGGCTACCGCACCCGACTCACCGGCCTCACGGAGGGGGAGGCCGAGGCCCTCTTCCTCGCCGGCGTCCCCGGCCCCGCCGCCGAGCTGGGCCTCGGCCCGGTCCTGGCCGCCGCTCAGTTGAAGGTGCGCGCCGCCCTCCCGCGCGAGCTGCGCAAGCACGCCGACCGGATCAGCGGCCGCTTCCACCTGGATGCCCCCGGCTGGTACGCGGACGCCGACGACACCCCGTACCTCCCCGCCGTCGCCGACGCCGTCTGGAACGCGCGGGTGCTGAACGTCCTGTACCGCCGCTGGCGCGAGCCCACGGATGTGCGGCGCCGCCTGGAGCCGTACGGCCTGGTCCTGAAGGCGGGCCGCTGGTACGTCGTCGCGGGGCCTGGACCGCGTACGTACCGCGTAGACCAAATTCTCGAACTCACGTCCACCGACGAGGAGTTCAGTCGCCCGGAGACGTTCGACCTGGCCGCTTACTGGACGGCGTACCAACGGGAGTTCCACGACCGCCTGCACCGCGCCGAGGCCGTGATCCGGGTGGCGCCGGGGACCCGTCTCACCGGTCCGGCGGCGCGAGCCGTCCAGGCCAACGGTCGCGCGGATCACGACGGTTGGACGCGTGCCGCCGTACCCATCGAGTCCATCGAGCAGGCCCACGACGAATTCCTTCGACTGGGCGCGGCGATCGAGGTGCTGGAGCCCGCCGGACTGCGGGACCGCATCGCGCACACGGTGGCGGCACTGGCCCGCCTGTACGCCTAG
- a CDS encoding glycoside hydrolase family 48 protein, translating into MQPSSRSRRRRTRRLWTAVVAALALPFTMLTNGSTPAQAAGVQCSVDYKTNDWGSGFTADLTLTNRGTDPINGWTLTYDYVGNQTLTSGWNGTWSQSGRTVTAKNASWNGAIAAGAAVSTGAQFTYSGTNTAPASFAINGTTCTGAHQPPVTVLTSPAAGAVYTQGDAIPLAATAAAADNATIGKVEFYDDTTLLGTDTSSPYTLSTSSLTVGGHSLMAKAYDSLGASATSTPVGITVASGPAVVASPTQLGVQQGKSGTFAVQLSKQPAANVTVTTARTDGNTGLSVTGGASLTFTTANWNTAQNVTITADTSGTGAATFTASATGYATATVTVTELAASKAYDARFLDLYGKITNPANGYFSPEGIPYHSVETLIVEAPDQGHETTSEAYSYLIWLQAMYGKVTGDWSKFNAAWTTMETYMIPTHADQPTNSFYNASKPATYAPELDTPNEYPAKLDTGVSVGSDPIAAELKSAYGTDDVYGMHWLQDVDNVYGYGNEPGKCEAGPTATGPSYINTFQRGAQESVWETVPQPTCDAFKYGSTNGYLDLFTGDSSYAKQWKYTDAPDADARAVQAAYWADVWAKAQGKGGDVSATVGKAAKMGDYLRYAMYDKYFKKIGNCVGPSTCAAGTGKDASHYLLSWYYAWGGATDTSAGWAWRIGSSHVHGGYQNPLAAYALSSYADLKPKSATGAADWGNSLTRQLEFYRWLQSNEGAIAGGATNSWAGRYATPPAGTPTFYGMYYDQQPVYHDPPSNQWFGFQAWSMERVAEYYQQTGNASAKAILDKWVSWALSKTTINPDGTYQIPSTLQWSGAPDTWNASSPGANSGLHVTVADYTNDVGVAAAYAKTLSYYAAKSGNAQAKTTAKALLDGMWSNYQDSLGIAVPETRADYNRFDDTVYVPSGWSGKMPNGDTINSSSTFTSLRSFYKNDPNWSKIEAYLAGGAAPSFTYHRFWAQADIALAMGSYAELLE; encoded by the coding sequence ATGCAACCGAGTTCCAGAAGCAGACGCCGGAGGACCCGGCGCCTGTGGACCGCCGTGGTGGCGGCCCTCGCGCTTCCGTTCACCATGCTCACGAATGGCTCAACTCCCGCTCAGGCGGCAGGAGTTCAGTGCAGCGTCGACTACAAGACCAATGACTGGGGCTCCGGCTTCACCGCGGATCTCACGCTCACCAACCGGGGCACCGACCCGATCAACGGCTGGACCCTGACGTACGACTACGTGGGCAACCAGACGCTGACCAGCGGCTGGAACGGGACCTGGTCGCAGTCCGGCAGGACGGTCACCGCGAAGAACGCCTCCTGGAACGGGGCGATCGCCGCCGGGGCAGCGGTCTCCACCGGCGCGCAGTTCACCTACAGCGGCACCAACACGGCGCCCGCCTCCTTCGCGATCAACGGCACCACCTGCACCGGCGCCCACCAGCCGCCGGTCACCGTGCTGACCAGCCCGGCCGCGGGCGCGGTCTACACGCAGGGCGACGCGATCCCGCTGGCCGCGACCGCGGCGGCCGCCGACAATGCGACGATCGGCAAGGTCGAGTTCTACGACGACACGACCCTGCTGGGCACGGACACCAGCTCCCCCTACACGCTGTCGACCTCCAGCTTGACCGTCGGCGGTCATTCGCTGATGGCCAAGGCGTACGACAGCCTGGGTGCTTCCGCGACGTCCACACCGGTCGGCATCACGGTCGCCTCGGGTCCCGCCGTGGTGGCCTCGCCGACCCAACTCGGTGTCCAGCAGGGCAAGTCGGGAACGTTCGCCGTACAGCTTTCGAAACAACCGGCCGCGAACGTGACGGTGACGACCGCCCGTACGGACGGCAATACGGGACTGTCCGTCACCGGCGGCGCCTCGCTCACCTTCACCACGGCCAACTGGAACACGGCGCAGAACGTCACCATCACCGCCGACACCTCCGGGACCGGCGCCGCGACCTTCACGGCCTCGGCGACCGGGTACGCCACGGCGACGGTCACCGTGACGGAGCTGGCCGCGTCGAAGGCGTACGACGCGCGCTTCCTGGACCTCTACGGCAAGATCACCAACCCGGCGAACGGCTACTTCTCCCCTGAGGGCATCCCCTACCACTCGGTGGAGACGCTGATCGTCGAGGCGCCGGACCAGGGTCATGAGACGACGTCGGAGGCGTACAGCTATCTGATCTGGCTGCAGGCGATGTACGGGAAGGTCACCGGCGACTGGTCCAAGTTCAACGCCGCGTGGACGACCATGGAGACGTACATGATCCCCACCCACGCCGACCAGCCGACGAACTCCTTCTACAACGCCTCGAAGCCGGCCACGTACGCGCCCGAGCTGGACACTCCGAACGAGTACCCGGCCAAGCTCGACACGGGCGTCTCCGTCGGCTCCGACCCGATCGCGGCCGAGCTGAAGAGCGCGTACGGCACGGACGACGTGTACGGCATGCACTGGCTCCAGGACGTCGACAACGTCTACGGCTACGGCAACGAGCCCGGCAAGTGCGAGGCCGGACCGACCGCGACCGGACCGTCGTACATCAACACCTTCCAGCGCGGCGCGCAGGAGTCGGTGTGGGAGACCGTGCCGCAGCCGACCTGCGACGCCTTCAAGTACGGCTCCACGAACGGCTACCTGGACCTCTTCACCGGGGACTCCTCGTACGCCAAGCAGTGGAAGTACACCGACGCGCCGGACGCCGACGCACGGGCCGTGCAGGCCGCGTACTGGGCCGACGTGTGGGCCAAGGCGCAGGGCAAGGGCGGCGATGTGTCCGCGACCGTCGGCAAGGCGGCGAAGATGGGCGACTATCTGCGCTACGCCATGTACGACAAGTACTTCAAGAAGATCGGCAACTGTGTCGGCCCGTCGACCTGCGCGGCCGGCACCGGCAAGGACGCCTCACACTATCTGCTCTCCTGGTACTACGCCTGGGGCGGCGCGACCGACACCTCCGCGGGCTGGGCCTGGCGCATCGGCTCCAGCCATGTCCACGGCGGCTACCAGAACCCGCTGGCCGCGTACGCGCTCAGCTCGTACGCCGATCTGAAGCCCAAGTCCGCGACCGGTGCGGCCGATTGGGGTAACTCCCTCACCCGGCAGCTGGAGTTCTACCGCTGGCTGCAGTCCAACGAGGGCGCCATCGCGGGCGGCGCGACCAACAGCTGGGCGGGCCGTTACGCGACCCCGCCGGCCGGGACACCGACCTTCTACGGCATGTACTACGACCAGCAGCCCGTGTACCACGACCCGCCGTCCAACCAGTGGTTCGGCTTCCAGGCCTGGTCCATGGAGCGGGTCGCCGAGTACTACCAGCAGACGGGGAACGCGAGCGCGAAGGCGATCCTCGACAAGTGGGTCTCCTGGGCGCTGTCCAAGACCACGATCAACCCGGACGGCACCTACCAGATCCCCTCCACGCTCCAGTGGTCCGGCGCCCCGGACACCTGGAACGCATCGAGTCCCGGCGCCAACAGCGGACTTCACGTGACGGTCGCCGACTACACCAACGACGTGGGTGTGGCGGCCGCGTACGCCAAGACCCTGTCGTACTACGCCGCCAAGTCCGGCAACGCACAGGCGAAGACGACGGCGAAGGCACTCCTCGACGGCATGTGGAGCAACTACCAGGACAGCCTGGGCATCGCGGTCCCGGAGACCCGTGCCGACTACAACCGCTTCGACGACACGGTCTACGTCCCGAGCGGCTGGAGCGGCAAGATGCCGAACGGCGACACGATCAACTCCTCCTCCACCTTCACCTCGCTCAGATCCTTCTACAAGAACGACCCGAACTGGTCGAAGATCGAGGCCTATCTGGCGGGCGGAGCCGCGCCCTCCTTCACGTACCACCGGTTCTGGGCCCAGGCGGACATCGCCCTGGCCATGGGCTCGTACGCGGAGCTTCTCGAATAG
- a CDS encoding cellulose binding domain-containing protein — protein MRRTRILTAVLALAAGLLAGSPSALAASTPTTTLAADTYTWKNARIDGGGFVPGIVFNRSEKNLAYARTDIGGAYRWQESTKTWTPLTDSIGWDQWGHTGVVSLASDSVDPNKVYAAVGTYTNSWDPGNGAVLRSADRGASWQKTDLPFKLGGNMPGRGMGERLAIDPDKDSVLYLGAPSGKGLWRSTDSGVTWSQVTNFPNVGNYVQDATDTSGYASDNQGIVWVTFDESTGTSGSATQTIYVGVADKDNAVYRSTDGGATWSRLPGQPTGYLAHKGVLDATNGYLYLAYSDKGGPYDGGKGQLWRYATRTGTWTNISPVAEGDTYYGFSGLTLDRQHPGTVMTTAYSSWWPDTQIFRSTDSGGTWTKAWDYTSYPNRSNRYTMDVSSVPWLTFDANPSPPEQAPKLGWMTEGLEIDPFNSARMMYGTGATIYGTENLTNWDSGGQFTIRPMVQGLEETAVNDLASPPSGATLLSALGDISGFRHTDLTKVPSMMYTSPNFTTTTSLDYAETNPNTVVRVGSLDSGPHIAFSTDNGANWFAGTDPSGVSGGGTVAAASDGSRFVWSPAGAGVQYTTGFGTSWSASGGIPAGAIVESDRVDPKTFYAFKSGKFYVSSDGGATFTASAAGGLPSGDSVRFKALPGAKGDVWLAGGASDGPYGLWHSTDAGASFTKLSNVDQADTIGFGKAATGASYQTLYTSAKIGGVRGIFRSTNKGASWTRINDDAHQWGWTGGAITGDPRIYGRVYIATNGRGIIYGDSSDTGGGDGGGGTDPTPPPTGACAVTYKITNQWSGGFQADVALTNTGTTAWSGWSLAWSFADGQKITQAWNADATQSGTTVTAKNLTWNANVATGSSVSFGFTAGWTGANTRPMSFKLGDQACSVS, from the coding sequence GTGCGAAGAACCCGCATCCTCACCGCTGTACTGGCCCTCGCCGCCGGCCTACTGGCGGGCAGCCCGTCCGCCCTCGCCGCGAGCACCCCGACAACGACGCTCGCCGCCGACACGTACACCTGGAAGAACGCCCGGATCGACGGCGGCGGCTTCGTCCCCGGCATCGTCTTCAACCGCTCCGAGAAGAACCTCGCCTACGCCCGTACGGACATCGGCGGCGCCTACCGCTGGCAGGAGTCGACGAAGACCTGGACCCCGCTCACGGACTCGATCGGCTGGGACCAGTGGGGCCACACCGGGGTGGTCAGCCTCGCGTCCGACTCCGTCGACCCGAACAAGGTGTACGCGGCGGTCGGCACGTACACGAACAGCTGGGACCCCGGCAACGGTGCCGTGCTGCGCTCCGCAGACCGGGGCGCGAGCTGGCAGAAGACGGACCTGCCCTTCAAGCTGGGCGGGAACATGCCGGGCCGGGGCATGGGTGAGCGCCTCGCGATCGACCCCGACAAGGACAGCGTGCTGTACCTCGGCGCGCCCAGCGGCAAGGGTCTGTGGCGGTCGACGGACTCGGGTGTCACGTGGTCGCAGGTGACCAACTTCCCGAACGTCGGCAACTACGTGCAGGACGCGACCGACACCAGCGGCTACGCCTCCGACAACCAGGGAATCGTCTGGGTCACCTTCGACGAGTCGACGGGCACCTCCGGAAGCGCCACGCAGACGATCTACGTCGGGGTCGCCGACAAGGACAACGCGGTCTACCGCTCGACGGACGGCGGCGCGACCTGGTCCCGGCTGCCAGGACAGCCCACCGGCTACCTCGCCCACAAGGGCGTCCTCGACGCCACGAACGGCTACCTCTACCTCGCCTACAGCGACAAGGGCGGCCCGTACGACGGCGGCAAGGGCCAGCTGTGGCGGTACGCGACCAGGACCGGGACCTGGACGAACATCAGCCCGGTCGCGGAGGGCGACACCTACTACGGATTCAGCGGACTGACCCTCGACCGGCAGCACCCGGGCACGGTGATGACCACGGCGTACAGCTCGTGGTGGCCCGACACCCAGATCTTCCGATCCACCGACAGCGGCGGCACCTGGACGAAGGCCTGGGACTACACCTCGTACCCGAACCGCTCGAACCGTTACACGATGGACGTGTCGTCCGTGCCCTGGCTAACCTTCGACGCGAACCCGTCACCCCCCGAGCAGGCCCCCAAACTAGGCTGGATGACCGAGGGGCTGGAGATCGATCCGTTCAACTCCGCCCGGATGATGTACGGAACGGGCGCGACGATCTACGGCACCGAGAACCTCACGAACTGGGACAGCGGCGGCCAGTTCACGATTCGGCCGATGGTCCAGGGCCTGGAGGAGACGGCCGTCAACGACCTTGCCTCTCCACCCTCCGGGGCCACCCTCCTCAGCGCCCTCGGAGACATCAGCGGCTTCCGGCACACGGACCTCACCAAGGTGCCGTCGATGATGTACACCTCGCCGAACTTCACCACGACGACGAGCCTCGACTACGCCGAGACGAACCCGAACACGGTGGTGCGCGTCGGCAGCCTCGACTCGGGCCCGCACATCGCCTTCTCCACGGACAACGGCGCCAACTGGTTCGCGGGCACCGACCCTTCGGGCGTCAGCGGCGGCGGCACGGTCGCGGCGGCGTCCGACGGCAGCCGCTTCGTGTGGAGCCCGGCGGGCGCGGGCGTGCAGTACACGACCGGCTTCGGTACGTCGTGGTCGGCGTCCGGCGGCATCCCGGCCGGCGCGATCGTGGAATCGGACCGGGTCGACCCGAAGACCTTCTACGCGTTCAAGTCCGGCAAGTTCTACGTCAGTTCGGACGGCGGCGCCACATTCACCGCCTCCGCCGCCGGCGGACTGCCGAGCGGTGACAGCGTGCGCTTCAAGGCGCTGCCCGGCGCGAAGGGCGACGTGTGGCTGGCGGGCGGCGCGAGCGACGGCCCGTACGGGCTGTGGCACTCCACGGACGCCGGCGCGAGCTTCACCAAGCTGTCGAACGTCGACCAGGCCGACACCATCGGCTTCGGCAAGGCGGCGACCGGTGCCTCGTACCAGACGCTCTACACCAGCGCGAAGATCGGCGGGGTGCGTGGCATCTTCCGCTCGACGAACAAGGGCGCGAGCTGGACCCGCATCAACGACGACGCCCACCAGTGGGGTTGGACCGGCGGAGCCATCACCGGCGACCCGCGGATCTACGGACGCGTGTACATCGCGACCAACGGGCGCGGAATCATCTACGGCGACAGTTCGGACACCGGAGGCGGGGATGGGGGCGGCGGCACGGATCCGACACCCCCGCCGACGGGCGCGTGCGCGGTGACGTACAAGATCACCAACCAGTGGTCGGGCGGTTTCCAGGCCGACGTGGCGCTCACCAACACCGGCACCACCGCCTGGAGCGGCTGGTCCCTCGCCTGGTCCTTCGCGGACGGACAGAAGATCACCCAGGCCTGGAACGCCGACGCCACCCAGTCGGGCACGACGGTCACGGCGAAGAACCTGACCTGGAACGCGAACGTGGCGACGGGTTCATCGGTGAGCTTCGGCTTCACGGCCGGCTGGACGGGTGCGAACACCAGACCCATGTCCTTCAAGTTGGGAGACCAGGCCTGCTCGGTGAGCTGA
- a CDS encoding cellulase family glycosylhydrolase: protein MRHPPRSGLLVVGAAVALVGTAIAPVVTASGATPACTVDYSVTSQWDTGFQGAVKITNNMAALSGWSLTFDFAGGQKVSQGWNAKWSQSATTVTAVNESWNGSLGSGASVSAGFLASWSGSNAVPTTFKLNGTTCNVDTEPSPTPTDPPPTTGTAPKLHVSGNKIVDADGTPRRLLGVNRSGGEFMCVQGYGIFDGPVDDASVKAIADWKANTVRIPLNEECWLGLSNIKPEYAGANYISAVKDLVAKVEAHGMTPLVELHWNYGQYTGNSAGCSDVHATCQKPMPDAQYSPAFWSSVASTFKDDQAVAFDLFNEPYPDRATSTTAQAWACWKDGGTCPGIGYEVAGMQDLVDAVRGTGARNLILAGGLAYSNDLSQWLTYKPSDATGNLAAAFHTYNFNTCASESCWNSTLAPVAAQVPLVAGEIGENTCSHGFIDTAMKWFDDRGLSYLGWTWNTWDCSSGPSLISSYDGTPTSYGVGLRDHLRALNG from the coding sequence ATGCGACACCCTCCGCGTTCAGGACTTTTAGTGGTCGGCGCCGCGGTCGCCCTCGTGGGCACCGCGATCGCGCCGGTCGTCACGGCTTCAGGAGCCACACCCGCGTGCACGGTGGACTACTCCGTCACGAGCCAGTGGGACACCGGCTTCCAGGGCGCCGTGAAGATCACCAACAACATGGCCGCGCTCAGCGGTTGGAGTCTCACCTTCGACTTCGCGGGCGGTCAGAAGGTCAGCCAGGGCTGGAACGCCAAGTGGTCCCAGTCCGCGACGACGGTCACCGCGGTCAATGAGAGCTGGAACGGTTCGCTGGGCTCAGGGGCCAGTGTCAGCGCCGGGTTCCTCGCCTCGTGGTCGGGGAGCAACGCCGTACCCACGACGTTCAAGCTCAACGGGACGACGTGCAACGTGGACACGGAGCCGTCGCCTACCCCGACGGACCCGCCGCCCACGACCGGCACGGCACCGAAGCTGCACGTCTCCGGGAACAAGATCGTCGACGCCGACGGCACGCCGCGGCGGCTGCTCGGCGTCAACCGCTCAGGCGGCGAGTTCATGTGCGTCCAGGGATACGGCATCTTCGACGGCCCGGTCGACGACGCCTCGGTCAAGGCGATCGCCGACTGGAAGGCCAACACGGTCCGCATCCCGCTCAACGAGGAGTGCTGGCTCGGCCTGTCCAACATCAAACCGGAGTACGCGGGCGCCAACTACATCTCCGCGGTCAAGGACCTGGTCGCCAAGGTCGAGGCACACGGGATGACGCCGCTCGTCGAACTGCACTGGAACTACGGGCAGTACACCGGAAACTCGGCGGGCTGCTCCGACGTGCACGCCACCTGCCAGAAGCCGATGCCGGACGCGCAGTACAGCCCGGCGTTCTGGTCCTCGGTCGCCAGTACGTTCAAGGACGACCAGGCCGTCGCCTTCGACCTGTTCAACGAGCCCTACCCGGACCGCGCGACCTCCACCACCGCCCAGGCGTGGGCCTGCTGGAAGGACGGCGGCACCTGCCCGGGCATCGGCTACGAGGTCGCCGGGATGCAGGACCTGGTCGACGCGGTGCGCGGCACCGGTGCCAGGAACCTGATCCTGGCCGGCGGGCTCGCGTACTCCAACGACCTGAGCCAGTGGCTGACGTACAAGCCCAGCGACGCGACGGGCAACCTCGCCGCCGCCTTCCACACCTACAACTTCAACACCTGCGCCAGTGAGAGCTGCTGGAACTCGACGCTCGCCCCGGTGGCGGCCCAAGTCCCGCTCGTGGCGGGGGAGATCGGCGAGAACACCTGCTCCCACGGCTTCATCGACACCGCGATGAAGTGGTTCGACGACCGGGGGCTCTCCTACCTCGGCTGGACCTGGAACACCTGGGACTGCTCCTCCGGTCCCTCCCTCATCTCCAGTTACGACGGCACTCCCACGTCGTACGGAGTCGGGCTGCGTGATCATCTGCGCGCCCTCAACGGATGA
- a CDS encoding nitroreductase, producing MDVYEAVDSRRAVRAFSDEPVSKEVLERVLAAATRAPSSGNLQPWHVFVVTGEPLAELKRRATARALAGDPGDEREYPMYPAALTSPYLDRFSAAAAQRYKALGIGRDDPDRPMKIAALNSEAFGAPVVLFCYLDRTMGPGQWGDAGMYLQTVMLLLRAEGVHSCPQVMWTMYRKTVSQIAGADDGLVLFCGVSVGFEKEGVPRLRTGRADMAETVSFIGA from the coding sequence GTGGATGTGTACGAGGCCGTGGACAGTCGCCGGGCTGTGCGGGCGTTCAGCGATGAGCCGGTGTCCAAGGAGGTACTCGAACGAGTGCTGGCTGCGGCGACGCGTGCTCCGTCGAGTGGGAACCTCCAGCCGTGGCACGTGTTTGTCGTGACCGGCGAGCCCTTGGCTGAACTGAAGAGGCGCGCGACGGCCAGGGCACTGGCGGGAGACCCGGGGGATGAGCGGGAGTATCCGATGTACCCGGCCGCACTGACCTCGCCCTATCTGGACCGCTTTTCCGCCGCGGCCGCCCAGCGGTACAAGGCGCTGGGAATCGGGCGCGACGACCCGGACAGGCCCATGAAGATCGCCGCCTTGAACTCGGAGGCGTTCGGGGCGCCGGTCGTACTGTTCTGCTACCTCGACCGGACGATGGGGCCCGGACAGTGGGGGGACGCGGGGATGTACTTGCAGACGGTCATGCTGTTGCTGAGGGCGGAAGGGGTGCACAGCTGCCCCCAGGTGATGTGGACGATGTATCGCAAGACCGTCAGTCAGATCGCCGGAGCGGATGACGGGCTCGTGCTGTTCTGCGGTGTCTCGGTGGGATTCGAGAAGGAAGGCGTGCCACGGCTGCGTACCGGCCGGGCGGACATGGCAGAAACAGTGAGCTTCATCGGAGCGTGA